A genomic window from Schistocerca serialis cubense isolate TAMUIC-IGC-003099 chromosome 4, iqSchSeri2.2, whole genome shotgun sequence includes:
- the LOC126474486 gene encoding neuropeptide F receptor produces MEAAARQLVLPTLLGTAFPEAEAGAGAEAAVDHAFLLEAHRNLTERIRNLTRVLSALNDSLDPRVLAQFSSNRKLDDPAAFYALVAAYSLLIAVGAAGNSLVVCAVVRKPAMRTARNMFIVNLAVSDLLLCLVTMPLTLMEILTKYWPLGRQPFVCKMLGTLQATSIFVSTISITAIALDRYQVIVYPTRESLQRVGAVVILVFIWIFSLVLALPMYLWRTLKHHDINLPDIAYISYCLEEWPIEHGRAYYSIFSLICQYLLPIVTVTVAYSRICHKLRYRFSSSSPVSHSKRGEATVESPLRLKSKEDRRLKRTNSLLYSIALIFCISWLPLNVFNVVLDLWYPFDSSQGETMIILYAVCHMMGMSSACSNPLLYGWLNENFRKEFREIASCACPCLPAVRRSLRRCLDSLRRRTSADARLRHETTTNGSGPTTGKTATLLVTAQIGE; encoded by the coding sequence ATGGAAGCCGCAGCCCGCCAGCTGGTGCTGCCGACGCTGCTGGGGACGGCGTTCCCTGAGGCGGAGGCGGGGGCGGGCGCGGAGGCGGCCGTGGACCACGCCTTCCTGCTGGAGGCGCATCGCAACCTGACTGAGCGCATCCGCAACCTGACGCGTGTGCTGAGCGCTCTCAACGACTCACTGGACCCACGCGTGCTGGCGCAGTTCAGCAGCAACCGCAAGCTGGACGACCCGGCCGCCTTCTACGCGCTCGTCGCCGCCTACTCCCTGCTCATTGCGGTCGGCGCCGCCGGCAACTCTCTGGTCGTGTGCGCGGTCGTGCGCAAGCCCGCCATGCGCACGGCGCGCAACATGTTCATCGTCAACCTGGCCGTCTCCGACCTGCTGCTCTGCCTCGTCACCATGCCGCTCACGCTCATGGAGATCCTCACCAAGTACTGGCCGCTCGGCCGCCAGCCGTTCGTCTGCAAGATGCTGGGCACTCTCCAGGCCACGAGTATTTTCGTGTCCACCATCTCCATTACTGCGATTGCGCTCGACCGCTACCAGGTGATCGTGTATCCCACCAGGGAGAGCCTGCAGAGGGTTGGGGCTGTCGTCATCCTCGTCTTCATCTGGATTTTCTCCCTAGTACTGGCCCTTCCCATGTATCTCTGGAGGACTCTCAAGCATCACGACATAAATCTCCCCGATATAGCTTACATTTCGTACTGTCTGGAAGAGTGGCCCATAGAACACGGCCGCGCTTATTACTCCATATTCTCGCTGATCTGTCAGTACCTGCTCCCCATCGTCACAGTCACCGTAGCGTACTCCAGAATCTGCCACAAACTGCGGTACAGGTTCTCCAGCAGTTCTCCCGTCTCCCACAGTAAGCGCGGCGAAGCGACTGTCGAGTCCCCATTGCGCCTGAAATCTAAAGAGGATCGTCGCTTGAAACGAACCAATTCCCTGCTCTACTCCATAGCTCTGATATTCTGCATCAGCTGGCTGCCGCTCAATGTCTTCAACGTAGTGCTCGACTTGTGGTACCCGTTCGACAGCAGTCAGGGTGAGACGATGATCATCTTGTATGCGGTGTGCCATATGATGGGCATGTCCTCGGCGTGCTCCAACCCTCTGCTATACGGCTGGCTCAACGAGAACTTCCGCAAGGAGTTCCGTGAGATCGCCTCATGCGCCTGTCCGTGCTTGCCGGCGGTGAGGAGGTCGCTGCGCCGCTGTCTCGACTCACTGCGCAGGCGCACCTCGGCCGATGCGCGTCTGCGACACGAGACAACCACCAACGGCTCCGGCCCTACTACTGGGAAAACAGCCACTCTCCTCGTAACAGCGCAGATCGGTGAGTAG